Proteins encoded in a region of the Paenibacillus sp. E222 genome:
- a CDS encoding glycoside hydrolase N-terminal domain-containing protein, with protein sequence MKLQYDKPAHVWTEGLPLGNGRLGGMIFGGVEQEKISLNEDTLWSGYPKNGNNPGAKDALPKVRKLLQEERYTEADTLTKEMMGPYTQSYLPFGDLLLRFEHGNICHSYKRTLDIENAVHSLEYQIGHVIYTREMFASHPDQVLVLRLAASVEGALNVHASLDSPLRHMTGFREDRFVLEGTAPEHVEPSYVASDDPIRYGDPENNKGMTFEGQLAVKTEDGQVTVDGRGIHVLGATTATFYFSAATSFNGMDAIPGVEGKDASFIASSFLDEAVAKPYDSLLDSHITDYRVLFDRVKLQLGNSPAPEQMSTEQRITTYGAEDPGLVELLFHYGRYLLIASSRPGTQAANLQGIWNAVTRPPWSSNYTLNINTEMNYWPAEICNLAECHEPLLDLISHLAKKGVETAQVNYGTHGWTTHHNTDIWGQTAPVGNYGDGDPSWAFWPMGGIWLTQHVWEHYAFSGDETYLRNSAYPVMKEAALFALDWLIDDGSGNLVTSPSTSPEHKFRTAEGVAAVSPGSTMDISLIWELFTNCIEASEILGTDLDFRKELVSIRERLLPLQVGKYGQLQEWSKDYEDEDIYHRHTSHLVGVYPGRQLSDEETPELFVAARTSLERRGDESTGWSLGWRVALWSRFREGNRSLRLLSNMLRLVRDGASEQYNHGGVYPNLLGAHPPFQIDGNFAASAGIAEMLLQSHRPYMELLPALPDAWQQGNVSGLRARGGFEVSIRWDNGQLVEAYITSHLGRDCVLRGEGPVVVTLDGSVLETEETHSNIISFPTSAGRTYRVKLS encoded by the coding sequence ATGAAACTTCAATATGACAAACCTGCACATGTATGGACGGAAGGGCTTCCCCTAGGTAATGGCCGTCTTGGGGGCATGATCTTTGGTGGGGTGGAGCAGGAGAAAATCAGCTTGAATGAGGACACGCTGTGGTCCGGTTATCCGAAGAACGGCAACAACCCTGGCGCAAAGGACGCTCTGCCAAAGGTTCGCAAGTTGTTACAGGAGGAACGTTATACGGAAGCAGACACGCTGACCAAAGAGATGATGGGCCCGTACACCCAATCGTATCTGCCTTTCGGAGATTTGCTTCTGCGTTTTGAACACGGGAACATCTGCCATTCCTACAAGCGGACGCTGGATATAGAAAATGCAGTGCACAGCCTTGAATATCAGATTGGCCATGTTATTTATACCCGTGAAATGTTTGCATCGCATCCTGACCAGGTTCTTGTACTGCGACTGGCAGCAAGTGTGGAAGGTGCGCTGAATGTACATGCGTCGTTGGATAGCCCACTTAGACATATGACTGGGTTTAGGGAAGATCGCTTTGTTCTGGAAGGAACAGCCCCGGAGCATGTCGAGCCCAGCTACGTTGCAAGCGACGACCCGATCCGATACGGTGACCCCGAAAATAACAAGGGCATGACCTTTGAAGGACAGCTAGCGGTAAAGACAGAGGATGGACAGGTAACGGTGGATGGCAGAGGAATTCATGTGTTGGGTGCGACAACAGCAACCTTTTATTTCAGTGCGGCTACCAGTTTTAATGGTATGGATGCTATTCCGGGAGTCGAGGGAAAAGATGCTTCCTTCATTGCAAGTTCATTTCTGGATGAGGCGGTAGCCAAGCCATATGACAGCCTGCTTGACTCACATATTACGGATTACCGTGTGCTGTTCGATCGGGTGAAGCTTCAGCTTGGAAACTCACCTGCTCCGGAGCAGATGTCCACTGAACAGCGGATTACGACCTATGGGGCGGAGGATCCGGGGCTTGTGGAGCTTCTCTTTCATTATGGGCGTTACCTGCTGATCGCAAGCTCCCGTCCGGGAACGCAGGCTGCAAATCTTCAGGGCATCTGGAATGCAGTAACTCGTCCTCCCTGGAGCAGCAATTACACGCTGAATATTAATACTGAAATGAACTATTGGCCGGCTGAAATATGCAATTTGGCTGAATGCCATGAGCCCTTGCTGGACTTGATCAGCCATTTGGCGAAGAAGGGTGTTGAGACTGCACAGGTCAACTATGGCACTCATGGCTGGACCACGCATCATAATACGGATATCTGGGGACAGACGGCACCGGTAGGCAATTATGGTGACGGTGATCCCAGCTGGGCCTTCTGGCCGATGGGCGGTATTTGGCTGACTCAGCATGTATGGGAGCATTATGCCTTCAGCGGAGACGAGACGTATTTGCGGAATTCCGCTTATCCAGTGATGAAGGAAGCTGCGCTGTTCGCACTGGACTGGCTCATTGACGATGGTAGCGGTAACCTTGTGACTTCACCTTCGACTTCGCCGGAGCATAAATTCCGGACAGCGGAAGGTGTAGCAGCGGTCAGTCCGGGTTCAACCATGGATATCTCATTAATCTGGGAGTTGTTCACCAACTGTATTGAAGCCTCGGAAATACTTGGAACGGACCTGGATTTCAGAAAAGAACTGGTAAGCATCCGCGAACGTCTTCTGCCGCTGCAAGTCGGGAAATATGGTCAATTGCAGGAATGGTCGAAGGACTATGAGGATGAGGACATTTACCATCGGCATACTTCGCATCTGGTAGGCGTGTATCCGGGTCGACAGCTTTCGGACGAGGAGACACCGGAGTTGTTTGTCGCTGCCAGAACCTCCCTTGAACGGCGGGGAGACGAAAGCACGGGTTGGAGCCTAGGATGGCGTGTTGCGCTTTGGAGTCGTTTCAGGGAAGGAAATCGTTCCCTGCGTCTGCTCTCCAACATGCTGCGCCTGGTCAGAGATGGAGCGTCGGAGCAATATAACCATGGCGGTGTATATCCGAATCTTCTGGGCGCACATCCTCCGTTTCAGATCGACGGCAACTTCGCAGCTTCTGCCGGTATAGCCGAGATGCTGCTGCAATCTCACCGTCCATATATGGAACTACTACCTGCACTGCCGGATGCTTGGCAGCAGGGCAACGTTTCCGGCCTGCGTGCCCGAGGTGGATTTGAGGTCAGTATCCGGTGGGACAACGGACAACTCGTAGAAGCGTACATCACTTCTCATCTGGGCCGGGACTGCGTGCTTAGAGGTGAAGGCCCAGTTGTGGTAACGCTTGACGGCAGCGTACTTGAAACGGAGGAAACCCATTCAAATATCATAAGCTTCCCTACATCTGCAGGACGCACTTACAGGGTTAAGTTGAGTTAA
- a CDS encoding extracellular solute-binding protein yields MKKSMVTLLMLVVAFTVVMSGCSNGSSTSQPGSSEEGGKVNISVFAVQDSSIDIPTNKFTAFVEDKFNIKFNWEINPSDGAKEKRQISLASGDYPDAYLLTHYIDQFSQADLLKYGKQGVLVPLNGLIDQYAPNIKAAMEKNPNLKTLNTAPDGNIYGLVAYTECFHCSYPSKMWINTEWLKKLNLEMPKTTEEFKNVLQAFKTQDPNGNGKADEVPLSGSIEEFGVRIIPFLMNAFVYDDDRNYLQMENGKVESAAITPEWKEGLTYIKSLFDAGLIDPGAFTQNAEAFKKIGENADAEILGAGAAMHPAIFVNIDEGNTRSAHYNPLPPISGPQSVSYATHDAGGVSPGAKFVITNKASEEAQIALIKMVDYMFTPEGQTNGASGMKGIDWTDPVEGDVALGKDVKPVVKQIPMAEGEAPRNAGWSGMAHFYMPKEYRDTFVQGTDIYASNGYERRLYDASLLYEGHEPKELFPIWSVWIDPNEIDEASLLQTNIRNYIEQNELQFITGNKDLNKDWDAYVKGLQNLKLDRYLEILQNAYDTSK; encoded by the coding sequence TTGAAGAAAAGTATGGTAACGTTATTGATGCTGGTCGTGGCATTTACAGTTGTCATGAGCGGGTGTTCTAATGGCAGCTCGACCTCACAACCGGGGAGCTCGGAAGAGGGCGGCAAGGTGAATATCAGCGTGTTCGCGGTTCAGGACTCCAGCATTGATATTCCGACCAATAAATTCACTGCATTTGTGGAAGACAAATTCAATATCAAATTCAATTGGGAGATCAATCCATCGGATGGGGCCAAGGAAAAGCGCCAAATCTCACTTGCAAGCGGCGACTATCCCGATGCCTATCTGCTGACCCACTATATAGACCAATTCTCTCAAGCAGATCTGCTGAAGTATGGCAAGCAGGGGGTGCTCGTTCCTTTGAACGGTCTCATTGATCAATACGCTCCGAACATCAAAGCGGCCATGGAGAAGAACCCTAATTTGAAAACGCTTAATACAGCGCCTGATGGCAATATCTATGGACTTGTTGCATATACGGAATGTTTCCACTGTTCCTACCCGAGCAAGATGTGGATTAATACCGAGTGGCTGAAAAAGCTGAATCTGGAAATGCCTAAGACGACCGAAGAATTCAAAAACGTTCTGCAAGCATTCAAAACGCAGGACCCGAACGGAAACGGCAAAGCAGACGAGGTACCGCTGAGTGGTTCCATAGAGGAGTTCGGTGTACGAATTATTCCGTTCCTGATGAATGCATTTGTCTATGATGATGACCGAAACTACCTGCAAATGGAGAATGGTAAAGTTGAATCTGCGGCGATTACACCTGAATGGAAAGAAGGATTGACTTACATCAAGTCCCTCTTTGATGCAGGTCTGATTGACCCTGGCGCATTCACACAAAACGCAGAAGCGTTCAAGAAAATCGGTGAAAATGCGGATGCTGAAATTTTGGGTGCTGGTGCAGCCATGCATCCCGCAATTTTCGTAAACATTGACGAAGGCAATACTCGCTCGGCGCACTATAATCCGCTGCCACCGATTTCCGGACCACAGAGTGTGTCCTATGCAACGCATGATGCGGGCGGTGTATCTCCAGGAGCGAAATTTGTCATCACCAACAAGGCAAGTGAAGAAGCGCAGATTGCCCTGATCAAAATGGTTGACTACATGTTCACACCAGAAGGTCAAACGAACGGTGCAAGCGGTATGAAAGGGATTGACTGGACTGACCCGGTGGAAGGTGATGTGGCACTGGGGAAAGACGTTAAACCTGTAGTGAAACAAATCCCTATGGCTGAAGGGGAGGCACCACGTAATGCGGGCTGGAGCGGCATGGCTCACTTCTATATGCCAAAAGAATATCGTGATACCTTCGTACAGGGCACAGATATTTATGCATCCAATGGTTATGAGCGCAGATTGTATGATGCATCGCTGTTGTACGAAGGGCATGAGCCCAAAGAGCTGTTCCCGATCTGGTCCGTCTGGATTGATCCCAACGAAATTGATGAAGCCAGCTTGCTGCAAACCAACATCAGAAACTACATTGAGCAAAATGAATTGCAATTCATCACAGGCAACAAGGACTTGAATAAGGACTGGGATGCTTATGTGAAAGGTTTACAGAACCTGAAGCTAGATCGTTATCTGGAAATTTTGCAAAACGCATATGACACAAGCAAGTAA
- a CDS encoding right-handed parallel beta-helix repeat-containing protein, producing the protein MDALHTKKGGINIPVTEQEHITNSTTIRLTDYGAVPDSELDTQPAMARAIQAAAEIPGPVVLDCARGRYHFYPEEAIRAPYYISNTTSEEENPDVTKTIAILLKGMNDVTLEGNGSLFIFHGKQTLFLLDNCMNVEIRNLRTDYHQPTVTEMTIISSGKHYFDARIHPESRYQIRDNKLIWLGEGWSFAEGPMQTYDPLRNTTWRIDNWLELAQSVEELEPMTIRLHFDFQPDVVPGHVLQNRDGIRDQVGAFMTECSDITWRDVSLHFLHGLGVVGQFSTNLTFSRMNLAPRTETERTVAGFADFLHISSCRGKVTVRDSYFSGSHDDPVNVHGTYLRIVDQPAVNCVKVRFMHPQTYGLPAFYPGDEIELVRSGSLTTYASNNVVAVERLSARELLLTLAHPVPDGIGSHDVIENVTWTPEVDITNNHFARVPTRGILVTTRRKVLITGNTFERMSMNAILIAVDAESWYESGRVEDVTITDNHFIECGGSEHPVIFISPENVEVDENAPVHRQVVILNNRFETSGDVQIVSAKSTRGLVFKSNQIISTSETGKLSCVEEAVYVIACSELDIADNTFTNVLEGSNQ; encoded by the coding sequence ATGGATGCGTTACATACCAAGAAGGGTGGGATCAACATTCCTGTGACTGAACAAGAACATATCACGAATTCCACGACGATAAGACTGACGGATTATGGCGCTGTGCCGGACTCTGAGCTGGACACCCAGCCAGCCATGGCTCGTGCCATTCAGGCGGCGGCCGAAATCCCTGGTCCGGTGGTGCTGGACTGTGCAAGAGGCAGGTATCATTTCTACCCGGAGGAGGCGATTCGGGCGCCTTATTATATCTCCAACACGACGAGTGAAGAAGAGAACCCAGACGTAACCAAGACCATTGCCATTTTGCTGAAAGGGATGAACGATGTAACACTGGAGGGCAACGGTTCCCTGTTTATTTTCCACGGCAAACAGACCCTGTTCTTGCTGGACAATTGCATGAATGTAGAGATTCGCAATCTGCGTACAGACTATCACCAGCCGACGGTGACCGAGATGACGATTATCTCCAGCGGAAAGCATTATTTCGATGCCCGGATTCACCCCGAATCCCGTTATCAGATTCGGGACAACAAGCTAATCTGGCTCGGTGAAGGCTGGAGTTTTGCGGAAGGTCCCATGCAAACCTATGATCCATTGCGGAATACAACCTGGCGAATCGACAATTGGCTGGAATTGGCCCAATCTGTGGAAGAGCTTGAGCCGATGACCATCCGTTTGCATTTTGATTTTCAACCTGATGTGGTCCCGGGTCATGTACTACAAAACCGCGATGGCATTCGTGATCAAGTTGGAGCTTTTATGACCGAATGCTCGGATATAACGTGGAGGGACGTGAGTCTGCATTTTTTGCATGGACTCGGTGTCGTTGGCCAATTCAGCACAAATCTGACCTTCTCACGGATGAACCTGGCTCCCCGCACTGAAACGGAACGGACGGTTGCCGGCTTTGCGGATTTTCTGCACATCTCCAGCTGTAGAGGTAAAGTTACCGTAAGGGACAGCTATTTTTCCGGTTCGCATGATGATCCTGTCAATGTCCACGGTACCTATTTACGAATTGTAGATCAGCCGGCAGTGAATTGTGTGAAGGTTCGATTCATGCATCCCCAGACGTATGGGCTTCCCGCGTTTTATCCTGGTGATGAGATCGAATTGGTCCGTTCCGGTTCGTTGACGACCTACGCTTCCAACAATGTGGTTGCGGTTGAGCGTTTAAGTGCTCGTGAGCTTTTACTGACTCTTGCTCATCCAGTGCCGGACGGTATTGGCAGCCATGATGTCATTGAGAATGTAACCTGGACACCTGAGGTGGACATTACAAATAATCATTTTGCCCGAGTACCAACACGAGGCATACTCGTAACGACCCGTCGGAAAGTGCTGATTACCGGGAATACATTTGAACGGATGTCTATGAATGCTATTTTGATTGCGGTGGATGCCGAGTCCTGGTATGAGTCCGGAAGGGTGGAAGATGTAACGATCACCGATAACCATTTTATTGAATGTGGCGGCAGTGAGCATCCCGTGATATTCATATCCCCGGAGAATGTGGAGGTGGATGAGAACGCTCCCGTTCACCGACAGGTCGTTATCCTGAATAACCGTTTCGAAACCAGTGGAGATGTCCAAATTGTAAGCGCCAAATCCACTCGCGGGCTAGTGTTCAAGTCAAATCAAATAATTTCTACCAGCGAGACAGGAAAGTTATCCTGCGTTGAAGAAGCAGTTTATGTAATCGCTTGCAGCGAGCTTGACATAGCGGATAATACGTTCACTAATGTTTTAGAAGGATCTAACCAGTAA
- a CDS encoding alpha-galactosidase: MMLTRDTAVQVQQQNVNLVSVTNGHVSLEINLENGEVSCIGNHSSYVKGIRSAFRWQGREYSTDHYQNHELTAQEDIVREGFGKGIRLVVLHKASLLPQLEQHFYMYESSPYVLVQTAIVGDEELKANRMAVIQSKTISLGGESGQDEPSILRVPFDNDKWVRYTVVKPPLDVESYEATALFAPDSRRGIVMGSLTHKVWKTGIRIQSEKSGHIEGLDLYGGAVSELTRDSQPHGYVKGKRVESPLVFVGFYEDYREGLEAYGQANTWIEAQLPWEGGVPIGWNSWSAAMSDLDYDLYTATSDFLKNEVQPLGFENEETLYINFDAFWDNFTPEEMKSALDRVRQNGHRAGTYWTPFAFWGGPDQFGQAVEGTNGKYTYADILLRDSEGEMLPDVDGGLAIDPTHPGNLQRIDWFTDKFIAEGFEYIKLDFLAHGSLEGQHHNPDITTGIAAYHYGMSYLQHKISPEVIGRPFFINLSIAPLFPYAFAHSRRISCDVFGTLADTEYMLNSLTHGWWMSNTLYRYNDPDHSVLYKSFNQEATGWHEGRSRLTASVIAGTVLLLGDDFRKEEAAERAKEWLGNKDILNVARMGKTFRPVEGDYGKLSSDVFVLESPEEKSFYLAVFNFDAEQAVVKSISLERAGLNANAVYRLQDLWEGSQGETSGELTVSLEPAESKIFRLTVKGN, from the coding sequence ATGATGCTAACTCGCGATACAGCCGTACAAGTGCAGCAACAGAATGTTAATCTTGTAAGCGTTACAAATGGCCACGTGAGCCTGGAGATCAATCTGGAAAATGGTGAAGTGTCCTGCATCGGCAACCATTCTTCCTATGTGAAGGGCATTCGTAGTGCTTTTCGCTGGCAGGGCCGGGAATACAGCACGGATCATTATCAGAACCATGAGCTGACGGCACAGGAAGATATTGTTCGAGAAGGTTTTGGAAAAGGGATCCGCTTGGTGGTTCTGCATAAAGCTTCGCTGCTGCCGCAACTGGAGCAGCATTTCTATATGTATGAATCTTCACCATATGTACTGGTGCAGACCGCTATAGTCGGTGATGAAGAACTTAAGGCGAATCGCATGGCTGTCATCCAATCCAAAACCATATCGCTCGGCGGAGAATCCGGCCAGGATGAACCAAGCATTCTGCGTGTTCCGTTTGATAACGATAAATGGGTCAGATATACGGTCGTTAAGCCGCCGCTTGATGTGGAGAGTTACGAGGCGACAGCCTTGTTCGCGCCTGACAGCCGCCGGGGAATTGTGATGGGTTCCCTTACGCATAAGGTATGGAAAACAGGGATTCGCATCCAAAGCGAAAAAAGCGGACATATCGAGGGACTTGATCTGTACGGCGGTGCCGTGAGTGAACTGACTCGCGATTCCCAGCCTCATGGTTATGTGAAGGGAAAAAGAGTGGAATCCCCATTGGTATTCGTCGGGTTCTATGAAGACTACCGTGAAGGTCTTGAAGCCTACGGTCAGGCGAATACCTGGATTGAGGCTCAATTGCCTTGGGAGGGCGGTGTCCCGATCGGATGGAACAGCTGGTCTGCGGCCATGAGTGATCTGGACTATGATCTGTATACAGCGACCAGCGATTTTCTGAAAAATGAAGTACAGCCGCTTGGATTCGAGAATGAGGAAACGTTATACATCAACTTTGATGCTTTCTGGGACAATTTTACGCCGGAAGAGATGAAGAGCGCGCTGGACCGGGTGCGGCAAAATGGACATAGAGCGGGAACGTACTGGACCCCATTTGCCTTCTGGGGCGGGCCTGATCAGTTCGGTCAGGCGGTCGAAGGAACGAACGGCAAATACACCTATGCAGATATTCTGCTGCGTGACAGTGAGGGCGAAATGCTGCCAGATGTAGACGGTGGTCTGGCAATAGACCCGACACATCCCGGCAACCTGCAAAGAATTGACTGGTTCACGGATAAATTCATCGCGGAAGGTTTCGAATATATCAAACTGGATTTCTTGGCACATGGCTCGCTGGAAGGACAGCACCACAATCCGGATATTACTACAGGGATCGCGGCTTATCACTATGGCATGTCTTATTTGCAGCATAAGATCTCACCAGAAGTAATCGGACGTCCATTTTTCATAAACTTGTCCATCGCTCCATTATTTCCATATGCATTTGCCCACAGCCGTCGTATTTCCTGTGATGTCTTCGGTACACTTGCAGATACGGAATATATGCTGAACTCGCTGACACACGGCTGGTGGATGAGCAACACACTTTATCGCTACAATGATCCGGATCATTCCGTGTTATACAAGAGCTTCAACCAGGAAGCTACCGGCTGGCATGAAGGCCGCAGTCGTCTGACCGCTTCAGTTATTGCTGGTACGGTGCTCCTGCTCGGGGATGACTTCCGTAAAGAGGAAGCTGCCGAACGAGCAAAAGAATGGCTTGGCAACAAGGATATTTTGAACGTTGCTCGTATGGGGAAAACCTTCCGTCCAGTTGAAGGTGATTATGGGAAACTGTCTTCTGATGTGTTTGTCCTTGAATCGCCGGAAGAGAAGAGTTTCTATCTTGCTGTCTTCAACTTTGATGCTGAACAAGCAGTGGTTAAATCCATCTCGCTGGAGCGGGCCGGGCTAAACGCCAATGCCGTATACCGCTTACAGGATCTGTGGGAAGGTTCACAGGGGGAAACGTCTGGAGAGCTTACGGTCTCGCTGGAACCGGCGGAATCCAAAATCTTCAGATTGACCGTGAAGGGAAACTGA
- a CDS encoding sugar ABC transporter permease → MIPPLLFFLIFKYYPMINAVLAFKDYNVIKGIWGSDWVGFQNFRLFFENPLFWTLVKNTILLSGYLVLAGFPIPIVLALMINEVRGAKFKKFVQLVSFAPYFISTVVMVSMIMLFLAPRLGFVNIAMNFFGLDSVNFLGEPGMFRSIYVWSDIWQTAGYSAVIYLAALAGIDPTLYEAAKVDGASRFQKIRHVDLPGLVPTIVIILILNVGNVMAIGFEKVYLLQNPLNLANSEIIATYVYRVGLLNANYSFATAVGLFNSLINLVLLVTVNGLAKRVTKNSIW, encoded by the coding sequence GTGATTCCGCCCTTGCTATTTTTTCTCATCTTCAAATATTATCCGATGATCAATGCGGTTCTTGCCTTTAAGGACTATAACGTCATCAAGGGAATATGGGGAAGTGATTGGGTTGGTTTCCAAAACTTTCGTCTGTTCTTTGAGAATCCATTATTCTGGACCCTGGTGAAGAACACCATTTTGCTTAGCGGTTATTTAGTGTTGGCCGGATTTCCAATTCCGATTGTGCTCGCACTCATGATTAACGAGGTGCGCGGAGCCAAGTTCAAGAAGTTTGTTCAGCTTGTATCTTTTGCTCCCTATTTCATCTCAACAGTCGTGATGGTGTCTATGATTATGCTGTTCCTGGCACCACGGCTTGGATTTGTGAACATCGCCATGAACTTCTTTGGGCTGGATTCCGTGAATTTTCTGGGTGAGCCGGGCATGTTCCGCTCGATCTATGTCTGGTCCGATATTTGGCAGACTGCGGGCTACAGTGCGGTTATTTATTTGGCAGCTCTTGCCGGAATTGACCCCACATTGTACGAAGCAGCCAAGGTCGATGGAGCCTCGCGTTTTCAAAAAATCCGTCACGTGGATCTGCCAGGGCTGGTGCCAACCATTGTTATCATTTTGATCCTGAATGTTGGCAATGTCATGGCGATTGGCTTTGAGAAAGTCTACTTGCTACAGAATCCGCTCAATCTGGCTAATTCTGAAATCATTGCAACCTACGTCTACCGAGTCGGCCTGTTGAATGCCAACTATAGCTTTGCAACTGCCGTAGGGCTGTTCAACTCACTGATTAATCTGGTCTTACTGGTCACGGTGAATGGTTTGGCGAAGAGAGTTACAAAGAATAGCATTTGGTAG
- a CDS encoding carbohydrate ABC transporter permease, translating to MAANIQTKIKESAVDKTFLITIYILLSLVALVVIYPLIFIVSSSISSPAAVTSGRVWLWPVDISFNGYKALFNTPEILIGYGNSIFYTAAGTLISVALTIMIAYPLSRKTFFGRNTLMMIITFTMIFSGGLIPTYMVVKQLHLIDTRWALLIPNAIWVWQVIIARSFFQSSIPGELLEASEIDGCSDMRFIWSVVLPLSKPIIAVLVLMYAVGQWNAYFDALIYLKSADLFPLQLILRSIIIQNNGSGAMDVAKMVERQQLTELLKYSLIVVATLPVLVIYPFVQRHFVQGMLVGSVKG from the coding sequence ATGGCTGCGAACATTCAAACCAAGATTAAAGAATCCGCCGTGGACAAAACGTTTCTGATTACAATCTACATTTTGCTCAGTCTCGTGGCGCTGGTGGTCATTTACCCCCTGATATTTATCGTCAGCAGCTCAATCAGCAGCCCGGCAGCAGTAACTTCCGGACGGGTATGGCTTTGGCCCGTAGATATTTCCTTCAACGGTTACAAGGCATTATTTAATACACCTGAAATTCTCATCGGGTACGGTAACTCCATTTTCTATACGGCCGCTGGTACGCTGATCAGTGTAGCGTTGACCATCATGATTGCCTATCCATTGTCACGCAAGACCTTTTTCGGCAGGAACACTCTGATGATGATCATTACCTTTACCATGATCTTCAGTGGTGGGCTGATTCCGACTTATATGGTGGTGAAGCAGCTTCATCTGATTGATACGCGCTGGGCGTTACTGATCCCGAATGCAATCTGGGTATGGCAGGTTATTATTGCTCGCTCATTCTTTCAATCTTCGATTCCCGGGGAGCTTCTGGAAGCCAGCGAAATTGACGGCTGTAGTGATATGCGGTTCATCTGGAGTGTTGTACTCCCGTTATCGAAGCCGATCATCGCCGTGCTGGTTCTCATGTATGCTGTGGGGCAGTGGAATGCGTACTTTGACGCCCTGATCTATCTCAAATCGGCAGACCTGTTCCCGCTGCAACTCATCTTGCGAAGTATCATCATTCAAAATAACGGTTCGGGTGCCATGGACGTGGCGAAAATGGTGGAAAGACAGCAGCTTACCGAACTGTTAAAATATTCGTTAATTGTGGTCGCCACGTTGCCTGTACTCGTCATCTATCCATTTGTACAGCGTCATTTTGTACAGGGGATGCTGGTCGGTTCCGTTAAGGGTTGA